The following DNA comes from Apis cerana isolate GH-2021 linkage group LG14, AcerK_1.0, whole genome shotgun sequence.
atatcataaaacttacttattaaaaaaatgataatccaCTTTTAACTTGCTATAAGCTCTGAAATCATCTGGTAGGAGTACTACtggtatattaacatgactaAGCTCatttatctgaaatataaatttattaaatataaaaattacataaatagaattatttctattattaactatataaataaatagatttatttatataaattgttattgcaaatgtataattaaatatttatttcaaaatttactaaaaaagattaaaaatataagcatataaattatatcaaaatatttatatacatttgccaaaatattttaatattttatcatgtaattttcataaattgagattatatatttatgccaTAGATGTCATCATCTATCAAttacatgaaaataattgcatatgtctatctgtattattttttattatatcaaaagaacaattaaatattaaaaaataataataataatttgcttaaataatctttaattttctgtaatgaatatttcttattaataaagcataaattaatcagttaaatttttttcaaacaaaataaacaagagataattataaaaatcatgatacaatccaaatataaataaaattatacaatattttgctaaaatataaattatatataatataaattctttattatattttattgacaaaaaaatttgccatatttctattttataaatctaagtttaaaattcaagaatagtttgcaaataatacaaaaaaatagtaCATCCCATGTTTTCAATGtacgtttttaattttaataatcctcaatctgaaaaaattatagaaaatataataatttaatcaaacaaaataatgtatcgttttcttaaatttttaattatattcaggTTCAAAGAGGGAAACAAGAAAATGGCATTTCGATGACGTGCGACGCTGTCACGCAGTTATGTTAGTACTTACCGTATGATTGACACCCCACATAAAAACACTAAGAAGAGGTTCATTTGCACGAAACAGCTTAACCTTTTGATGTTTAACTcggaaatgtttctttttgagCTTGCTAAGCCCACTAGACATTTGTGGTACACTAGACATGTTTCTTGCGTTGATGCCTGCTACGAATATGTCTAATAACACCCCCGCTATACACTTAATAaagagtataataaatttcttacacTGTCATCATCGCGAAATGCTTCATACAGCGATTCTAACACGAAAAAGTCGCAAGTTCTATATGATGTTTGCGGTAAGGTCCCAACTGTATCCTACCGCAGTTGATTAGCGACTGAACTCCTTTTAAAAACGGCGTGGACAACCATATCTTACCTGCAATTTGCAACAGCTATAGAAACTTTGCAGATATAGAAGTTACACTTTGCTATTGCTtgcaatcataataaattatttaaatttcttacgttaaaataatatcagattatcataagaaatattaatcaaattttattgattcctaataaattttaaatatacgatttatttttgtctagaataatttataattattttataaattgtaattttttatatcattataaaaaattagaatttttttaagaataaaatttattcttatagtttttcttttaaagtaagttatttattttatatttttttataattgtaaaaattaaaaaaaattagattacacaattatataactttatacaatttaattttttttaatttttacaattaaaaaataaaatatataaaaatctaaatttgttacgttattaatttgtatttaaaacataagatgtttcaaaatacatttgtttttatatgatttatagtatatatctaaattattaaaatattttacataatttataaaaacactaaataaaatttgattaaaaagtttatgttttatgcaattaaacaatcttattttttgacatttaaaatgtaatttcgattttctcgtaaaaaattaatttattttaattttcgataaataaaatttgctgTCGATACTGCCTTAACCAATGATTTATCATAGTAATGTGAATGCGTCATAACGCGTGCATGAAGAAAGCCGCCACTGAAAGTCGTGGTAAAAAACTCATTAAAATACTAAGTTTCacattcgaatataaaaatggaaacaaTGTCGAATCCTTATCCAAAAAAAATGCACGACACTTATGAAGatgaggaagagagaaaacaCTTTCAACGTATTGTTTCAGCTTTTAAGTATTACAAGTAAGTAtatcatgaaaattattttgtttgattGACTCTAATCCTCAAGTCGATGTTTCATTCTTATCTTTATTGCCTTTattcttttgcttttttcgTTGAACATAGTACTTGTGATAAGTTTGTAAAATGTCTTTcatgatttttcaattgtcGTTCAAAATTCTTAGTATCATTGCTTAACCTTCAATGATAAagcattgtattatattttatttgtaattttataattactttatgatcatagaaatttttttaattttttataataatgtaatttcttagataaaatattattatttaacttatttattattgttctatttaaataaattttaaaatcatgattgtataacttaaaatgaagagtaaaatttacaaatatatcaatactataaatattacttatataatagttttctttttgcaGAAATCATTCACTACTAAGGGTTAAAAAAACAGAATCCTATTTGCTATCACTTCCAGCTcatcatcaaaaattattatcaaaatatagagAACATTTGCAAGAAGTTAAAAGgtgtattgaaaataatgatgagATAATTAAACTTATCATTAAGGATGTAGcacatatttttgaaaatgtgaGCCCAGCTACTGCACAGACTGAAAGTGTAAGAAAAGTTCACCTGGTGTGTGGTACATATATTCTGTTGtacaatatatgtttttaaaattatgattaatttattccatttaccatataaaatataaacaaaatgtttacatttatgttattaaataatattttatttttttattgaaaattgaaattttaaaattatatagttttttttaattactaatataattttcattaaggGAAAGTTTCTATCTTAtgcataagaattttattataacattatttttctaaaaagaatatttgatttatttctcattcaagcttggattttttttttatcatcttaacaagcttctttttttataaaagtatattctattgtacaaaatatagGTAGGTCTGATTGCAGACGTTAAATCCTCGTCCAGTAATGGCTGATCAAGAAAAGGTCCAAGCTACAATTAAGCAACTTGTTCGTGATTGGAGTGTGGAAGGTACCGAAGAACGCATGGCATGTTATCAGCCTATTAtagatgaaattatgaatcaaTTTCCTTTAGAATATTGGTATGAACCTCTTAAACTTAAAACATTATGtgttaataaaacattattaaaataattcagatatttataatagttacTGTGATATAGTAAAACATAGttcagaaaaatatgaaatgatagGTAAATTTCCAGTACACCATCAGATGTGCAAATTCTAGTACCTGGAGCGGGTTTGGGAAGGTTAGCATATGAAATTGCAAGACGTGGATATACTTGTCAaggaaatgaattttctcttttcatgcTCTTTGCTTctcattttgtattaaataagtaagtaaatgtaaaaaagttttaataaattgtattctttttgaaatgatttttattaataatatttaatactttaaagaTGTAGAGGAGTAAATTCATATCAGGTACATCCATGGGTACatcaatatatgaataatttaaaaccaGAACATCAAACTCAAGCTGTATTTTTCCCAGATGTAAATCCTAGCGATCTTCCAGAAAATGCACAATTTTCTATGGCAGCTGGAGATTTTCTTGaagtaaatattgtaatatattaaaagataaaaattttttttaaatttttattttatatcatatattttaggtTTATACAGAAAACAATCATTGGGATTGCGTTGCTAcatgtttttttatagattgtgCAAATAATGTTGTACAATTTattgaaactatatataaaattttaaaaccagGAGGAATATGGATAAATCTTGGTCCATTATTGTATCATTTTAGTGATATGCCAATGGAAGATTCAATAGAACCAAGTTATGATGTTGTTCGCGATGTAATTCAAGGTTTTGGATTTCAATTAGAggtaatgaattttataaaagaatattaactattaaaaaattatctaaattccacaatttacaatatttttagaaggaaGAAACACGTGTGAAAACTCGATATGCACAGAACATTAATAGCATGTTGCAGTGTGAATATAATAGCGTATATTTCGTTTGTCGAAAACCTAAAAGACATATAGATAATATGAGTCATAGAAATGGCACTGAAAGTAATGGTATGCaagaacaagaaaattaattaatgacgatttcctgtattttatatataaaagaaattgatgtaattgtaaatgaattatataataggtTCATTACTACTAATATAAAGCAAAGCTGTTATACTCTATAAATCAAGTCAATATTAGGTAATTTGAATCTAGAAAAGAtaacaaaaatctttaaatattgttaaataaaagttgaactactatttttttatcaagaattttatttcgctaTAACTGCTAAACATAATTGCTCTGTTGTTAATAAAttggataataaaatgtagctatttttttaaatatcgacaGAAGTTTGTACAAATTCAAAATGGTAACTCTACTTTAATACTAATAAcagttttgcaattttttttttgagtttaAGTATGTGATTTAGCATATCATTAATgtttattgtttgaaatatttaccaaATATCATgatgatatgaaataaaactcAATTTGGTTGCATGTGCATTATATGCAATATCCTtttcaattgatttaaaaacaaatttcatttattgtcaaatttatgttataaaccgattgtcttttttaattctgtgagttaaattaatattataaagaaagtgCAATTCTAGAATTCTAGTGTTtgttatttcttctattttttcagaaatatgtaatattgaaGTCGCACAAATATCAttcttgtatataatttatatatatgttatcatGAAATAAGAATTCAGTAATGtgcaacaaaaatttatcttacaaTGCAATATATGCAGactaaaattatcataaaataaaatagatctaataatgtaagaatataatttttattagaaaaatacatttttaaaaagattaatagatttgtttttagaaaaataactttatcttaaaatatacagAGTAAGattgaatgatataattaaatgatataatataattaaataaaagatgatttttcatataagaatAAGTTGAAAAGTAAAGTGAAAAAGAGGAATAACATCTTTTCATTTGAAACtttgttttgttttgaaattgagtttgaaaaattatcaaatataaaagtttttaggTAATTCCTGACTggatataaatgaattgttataataagattattctatataaaaataagaaataaatataatgtgatatttttcaaattaattttcaaagaaattaaatttaaaaattcattgagtgtataattatttttgttcaatttcatttattttttttttcgaaaaaaaaattgatttttatttattcttataaataaaatttttgtatctaatcaagaatttgtgaaattctttttatttgacaattttttttttctcaattttcttggaaaaaaaatgaaaaaaatatttttttttatttatttacatacatatatatgtaatatatataaaaataattaataattaaatattccaatatcttttcttacaaacttttattaagatattgtacaaataatgatgcaatttgattaatttcactttgttgcattttactataaattaaaaattgtcttcGTAGTCTCATAAGTTGTATTGCAGTACATGGATTATGTACTGTCAAGTTATATTTTGGtattttaaattcactttCAATACCTAATTGTTTAGATGATAATATTGcctttatcaaaaaaaaaaaaatattaatttataattagtcaTAATAATGtcatttatgatatttcattttttatatttacaaattttattataattattaataaataaatattattaaagaacttACGTTAACTACTTCTTGAGTAATTATATCCAATTCATACAAATAATTAGTAGAAGATAATGGTGgctaaaataaacataaccaaattaaaaattaatcaattatattatcaattcattgtatatattaatactaacACATTGTGTACTTAAATTAGGTTTTGGTGCTTTTACTTCATAtagtgatttataaatatcatcaaattttaattcatcttctggtaatatattaaataatggtaCATCCCAACGATTCTTATTATCTGGTGcttcatatctatatattataaatctctaattatattttgttaaaaatttaatacattgatccataatatttttttattacctcATTACAAGTGCATCAAAAATATCTCTGTTATATTGTTCATATTCTGGTCTCTTTATATTCCACAACCAAGCATGTTCAACTGGTATATCACAAAATATTGTACACTGAGgagttttgtataattttgtcATACAATAGATCTCATAACGATAtcctttaatataattactggcatcaataattaatatatcatttatgttTAATAGTCGTTGTATTGATGACTTTATATCGCTTCTCactcttttttcgttttttgaaTCTACAGTAAAATAGCAATAAATTGatgatgaatgaattttttttttagtataaaaacattaaaataaatttaaatctaaccagcaaaaaatttatttcgatcaaaACCTGTTTTAGTCACAacatcaatttcatttataatttctacctttttttttgcttcatttataaaatattctttcaattcaCAAGTTCTTGTTGTTTTACCACTACATGGTATACCAGTCATAAGTATAACTGGcattataaaaagttaatttagacttaaaaaattagtatgaACACTTTAACCTATTATGATTTATGAGTGCAGCCATCTTTAAATGTTGTATAAATGCTTTAGATAAATgcttaagatatatttacacaacgcttttctaaaaataaaaaaaaaaattaaataactatataaatttaataaaacaaaatatagaacatatatagaacaaaataaagaaaatatataacgagggaaaaataaaaaaataataattcatagtatcatagataattaaaatcggCTCATATAACCCCTATGTTAGATTACCTGAATTACACATTGCATTTAAGGTTGCAGAAAATTTGgagcaattaattttttaaaatataacaataaataaaatattcaaataatataattctatttttttttatttaagtttatattaaataaattatcttatgatgctcttttaaaaaaaacaaaaaggagaaaaaaaaattatattacaattagattttaagtttttaaataataataattttaaataatataaaattatctttatcatttatcataaaaatttatttatcttggtATTATTCATAgagatatttcaaagatatatgtatatatacaaatatgtttATTGTATAAGAATCTTCAGCAACAAGTTTTAGctctatctttctttaaaCCTCGAGCgcgactttttctttttcttaaagtaTAAAAGTACCGTATTGTAATCGAGTGAAAGCTATCTATCAGGACAATAACTCGACATTCGTGTAGGAGTTCTCAATAATGAAGACGTATAAATTCTTATCtctattcgtaatttttttctttaatgataATGGTACTTTaggtaagtatatataatagttcaaataagttaaatgatatttgaaatttctagtatttattatattatatgatgatttttctatattgaaaaaaaaaatattgaatactaaaattgatttatatacatatatataaagtctACTTATGTTTCAGTATataatctctttattttttatgataaaaatttagaaaaaatatttataaaattttgcttatatatatatatatatatatatatatatatat
Coding sequences within:
- the LOC107998752 gene encoding carnosine N-methyltransferase isoform X2 is translated as METMSNPYPKKMHDTYEDEEERKHFQRIVSAFKYYKNHSLLRVKKTESYLLSLPAHHQKLLSKYREHLQEVKRCIENNDEIIKLIIKDVAHIFENVSPATAQTESTLNPRPVMADQEKVQATIKQLVRDWSVEGTEERMACYQPIIDEIMNQFPLEYCTPSDVQILVPGAGLGRLAYEIARRGYTCQGNEFSLFMLFASHFVLNKCRGVNSYQVHPWVHQYMNNLKPEHQTQAVFFPDVNPSDLPENAQFSMAAGDFLEVYTENNHWDCVATCFFIDCANNVVQFIETIYKILKPGGIWINLGPLLYHFSDMPMEDSIEPSYDVVRDVIQGFGFQLEKEETRVKTRYAQNINSMLQCEYNSVYFVCRKPKRHIDNMSHRNGTESNGMQEQEN
- the LOC107998664 gene encoding protein KTI12 homolog, whose amino-acid sequence is MPVILMTGIPCSGKTTRTCELKEYFINEAKKKVEIINEIDVVTKTGFDRNKFFADSKNEKRVRSDIKSSIQRLLNINDILIIDASNYIKGYRYEIYCMTKLYKTPQCTIFCDIPVEHAWLWNIKRPEYEQYNRDIFDALVMRYEAPDNKNRWDVPLFNILPEDELKFDDIYKSLYEVKAPKPNLSTQCPPLSSTNYLYELDIITQEVVNAILSSKQLGIESEFKIPKYNLTVHNPCTAIQLMRLRRQFLIYSKMQQSEINQIASLFVQYLNKSL
- the LOC107998752 gene encoding carnosine N-methyltransferase isoform X1; the protein is METMSNPYPKKMHDTYEDEEERKHFQRIVSAFKYYKNHSLLRVKKTESYLLSLPAHHQKLLSKYREHLQEVKRCIENNDEIIKLIIKDVAHIFENVSPATAQTESVRKVHLTLNPRPVMADQEKVQATIKQLVRDWSVEGTEERMACYQPIIDEIMNQFPLEYCTPSDVQILVPGAGLGRLAYEIARRGYTCQGNEFSLFMLFASHFVLNKCRGVNSYQVHPWVHQYMNNLKPEHQTQAVFFPDVNPSDLPENAQFSMAAGDFLEVYTENNHWDCVATCFFIDCANNVVQFIETIYKILKPGGIWINLGPLLYHFSDMPMEDSIEPSYDVVRDVIQGFGFQLEKEETRVKTRYAQNINSMLQCEYNSVYFVCRKPKRHIDNMSHRNGTESNGMQEQEN